One segment of Marvinbryantia formatexigens DSM 14469 DNA contains the following:
- a CDS encoding sensor histidine kinase has product MKNKLKSIFQYKGVVRLLKSLRLRIFLIVGLVGIIPILLMKMSILEKYEEQSIIQRGRMLQNQSENLADRMGSSVTGLNLDISGFVTEMEQLATLYGGRLVVVNREFEIIEDTYGLDVGKYLVSEEVIKCFRGEDSLTRDSSNRFVELAIPIEEAVTKEVVGALIVSSETASVLEGKDELGRQVSILQIGLIVAVLVAALYTSGILVKPFKKVTEAMEGINGGFLGDDLTLVDYTETQVLSEAYNRMLGRMKALDDSRQEFVSNVSHELKTPITSMKVLADSLLMQEDVPPELYKEFLQDIAEEIERENKIINDLLSLVKMDRKASDVNIQATNINELIELILKRLRPIAAKRNIELVLDSYKPVIAEVDETKLTLAISNLVENAVKYNREGGWVHLSINTDHKYFYVKVEDNGIGIPQADQEHIFERFYRVDKSHSREIGGTGLGLAIARSAIMMHRGVIKVYSEEGAGTTFTVRVPLLYSE; this is encoded by the coding sequence ATGAAAAATAAACTGAAGTCGATTTTTCAATACAAAGGAGTAGTCCGGCTGCTGAAAAGTCTCCGGCTGCGCATTTTTCTGATCGTCGGTCTGGTCGGTATTATCCCGATTCTGTTGATGAAGATGAGCATTCTGGAAAAATACGAGGAGCAGTCGATTATCCAGCGCGGCAGGATGCTGCAGAACCAGAGCGAGAATCTTGCGGACCGCATGGGCAGCTCTGTTACCGGTCTGAATCTGGATATCAGCGGCTTTGTGACCGAAATGGAGCAGCTTGCGACGCTGTATGGCGGGCGGCTGGTGGTGGTAAACCGCGAATTTGAGATTATAGAGGATACCTATGGTCTGGATGTCGGGAAATATCTGGTATCCGAAGAGGTGATTAAGTGCTTCCGCGGGGAGGACAGCCTTACGCGCGATTCGTCAAACCGGTTCGTGGAGCTGGCGATTCCGATAGAGGAGGCGGTCACAAAAGAGGTGGTCGGCGCGCTGATCGTCAGCTCGGAGACGGCAAGCGTTCTGGAGGGAAAGGATGAGCTGGGCAGGCAGGTATCCATTCTGCAGATAGGGCTGATCGTCGCCGTGCTGGTGGCGGCGCTGTATACGTCCGGCATTCTGGTGAAGCCGTTTAAAAAGGTGACGGAGGCTATGGAAGGCATCAACGGCGGCTTTCTGGGCGACGACCTTACACTGGTGGACTACACGGAGACGCAGGTGCTCTCGGAAGCGTACAACCGTATGCTGGGGCGTATGAAGGCGCTGGACGATTCGCGGCAGGAATTTGTATCGAACGTCTCGCACGAGCTGAAAACGCCGATCACCTCCATGAAGGTGCTGGCGGATTCCCTGCTGATGCAGGAGGACGTGCCGCCGGAGCTCTATAAGGAGTTTCTGCAGGATATCGCGGAGGAGATCGAACGCGAAAACAAGATTATCAATGACCTGCTCTCGCTCGTAAAGATGGACCGCAAGGCGTCTGACGTAAATATCCAGGCGACGAACATCAACGAGCTGATCGAGCTGATTTTAAAGCGCCTGCGTCCGATTGCGGCAAAGCGCAATATTGAGCTGGTGCTGGACAGCTACAAGCCGGTGATTGCCGAGGTCGATGAGACAAAGCTGACGCTGGCGATTTCAAACCTGGTGGAGAATGCGGTGAAGTATAACCGGGAGGGCGGATGGGTGCATCTGTCGATTAACACGGATCACAAATACTTCTACGTGAAGGTGGAGGACAACGGTATCGGCATCCCGCAGGCGGACCAGGAGCATATTTTTGAGCGCTTCTACCGTGTGGACAAGTCGCATTCCAGGGAAATCGGCGGAACCGGTCTCGGACTTGCGATTGCGAGGAGCGCGATCATGATGCACCGCGGCGTAATTAAGGTATACAGTGAAGAGGGCGCCGGAACCACGTTTACCGTGCGTGTTCCGCTGCTCTATTCGGAATAG
- a CDS encoding GerMN domain-containing protein — protein MKRIFCSFLAVLLLIGMAGCAKKGTDSSGYQIYYTNMEKTRLATESYHAQAADTGELIPELLDKMASPSAPAEHASVLASGVEITGNSLSDGQLTVTFNEEYQNLDPAAEILLRAAVVMTMTQMQEVRTVVFHIGNDVLRDISGEPVGAMTASMFLNAQVGTNSYRYASLSLYFSNKEGNKLVREVRNVHYSSNTTLERVVMEQLLKGPMNSQLLPVLPEDVSVISITVEDNLCTLNLSKEFLSVRDDDNLQPEVTIYSIVNSLCDMLGVERVQFQVEGQTNVLYKESLNLTGPFHRNSALIETAESTEAEQDAKPSIGL, from the coding sequence ATGAAAAGGATTTTTTGCAGTTTTCTGGCTGTGCTTCTGCTGATTGGCATGGCGGGCTGTGCGAAAAAAGGAACTGACAGCTCCGGATATCAGATTTACTATACAAATATGGAGAAGACCAGGCTTGCGACGGAAAGCTATCATGCGCAGGCAGCGGATACCGGGGAGCTGATACCGGAGCTGCTTGATAAGATGGCGTCGCCCTCCGCGCCGGCGGAGCACGCCAGCGTGCTGGCATCCGGCGTGGAAATTACCGGAAATTCCCTTTCGGACGGGCAGCTTACCGTAACCTTTAATGAGGAATACCAGAATCTTGACCCGGCGGCGGAGATTCTTCTGCGCGCGGCGGTCGTCATGACGATGACGCAGATGCAGGAGGTGCGCACAGTCGTTTTTCACATTGGTAATGATGTGCTGCGGGACATTTCCGGGGAACCGGTGGGTGCGATGACCGCCAGTATGTTTCTGAATGCGCAGGTTGGCACCAACTCCTACCGGTATGCGTCGCTCTCGCTTTATTTTTCCAATAAAGAGGGCAACAAGCTGGTGCGCGAGGTGCGCAATGTGCATTACTCCAGCAACACTACGCTGGAGCGGGTGGTTATGGAGCAGCTTCTGAAGGGACCGATGAATTCACAGCTCCTGCCGGTATTGCCGGAGGATGTGAGTGTTATCAGTATAACGGTGGAGGACAATCTCTGCACGCTGAATCTTAGCAAGGAGTTTCTCAGCGTGCGCGATGACGATAATCTTCAGCCGGAGGTAACGATTTACAGCATTGTAAACAGTCTCTGCGATATGCTTGGCGTGGAGCGCGTACAGTTCCAGGTAGAAGGTCAGACGAACGTGCTTTATAAAGAAAGCCTGAATCTGACGGGACCGTTCCACCGGAACAGCGCTCTGATCGAGACAGCGGAGAGCACGGAGGCGGAGCAGGATGCAAAGCCCTCCATCGGATTGTAG